In Chlorobiota bacterium, the sequence GCCCGGTCAAGCTCCCAACTTGCTGAATCGCACACGGGTTGCTGCTGACCGCACGCACGTTCCCGTTGTAGGCCGTCTCCTGCGTTGGCGCGAATTGAACATCCACCAGAATGGAATCGCGCGGTTGCAACGTTGCCGGGAACGGGCGCGTTGTGGCAACGATGGAGTACCCTGGCGGCAGATACAGCGTATCCACCTCCACCGGAACCGTGCTGATATTCTCCACCAAAATGCGGTCGGTTCTTGTTGTCCCAACCTCAACCAATCCGTAGGTGGTCAGCGGCGTGACGTAGAGTTTTGGGGTGGTGCTGGTCCCCCGAATCAGGACTTGGTATCGCTGGCCATCGCTTAGGTTCACGTCAATGAAGGCTTGGTCCGCACGGTCGTCGGCCAGATCGTTGGGGCAATAGCGGAGCGTCCAGGTTGTGCTTTCGCCTGGCTGCAAGGTTCCGCTGCTCATGCCGGAGACTTTCGTGTACTTCCCGGTCGGGTCATTCAGCGTTGCCGAGGTGATGGTCAGCGGGCCGGCGGAGGCGTTCGTGATCGTGATGGAATCTTGGCCGCAACGGCAGCCAACAACGTTGCTGATGGAGAGATACGACGGCTGGAACGACAACGCATCGAACACTCCGGTTCCGCTGATTGGAATGCAGACCACGCCGTAGCACTCTTCATCAAAAATGCAGAGGGTGTCGTAGTAGGTGATGGCCTCGCGCGGGCGGAACTCCACGGTGACGTTCCCGCTGCGCCCTTTTGCAAGGTTCAGCGAACGCCCGCCGGCGATGCGGAAGACATCGCCAATTTTCAGATAGGCCGAAAGCCGCCGTGGGTCGCCCCGATTCTCCACCGTCACTGCTTGTGTGGCGGTCTTCCCAATCGTCACATTCCCAAAGCCGATGATGCTTTGATTGAACACGAAGTTCACATCAATCCCATATGCTTTCAGGAAGACTTTTTTGACGATGGTGCACCCCCTGTAGCGGGTCTTCACCCGCATCTCGCCGGTGTAAGTTCCGGCGCGGGTTGGGCGGAACCGGACGAACGTTGCGTTGTACGCCTCCTGCGGTTGCAGCATAATCGGGAAGCGGAACCGGCGGCCAAAAAAGCCGTCGTCGAACTCGATGGTGTCAATGCCGATGGGATCGCTAACACCGCTGCGGTATTGATACGTCCGCACGTCGCTGATCTGCCCCGGGCATACCGGGCCGAAGCTCATGGAATCAATTTTGCTGCCATCCTCTTTCAGCAGCAGCAGGACCTCCTGCGTATGGCCCACCAGCGGGATAATGCCGCTTCCTGGGCAGCGGTCGTCGCTGAACAGGCGCAAGGTGTCGTAGTTGGTGCGGGTGGTGTCGCCGGCGTTCATCCGTATCAGCATCGTCCAGCTTCCCCCAGGCGGGACCGTCAGCGGAAGGTTCTGGCCTGCGATTGCCGGGGACCATTTGAAGACGGTATCGCTCAGCCGGATGCTATCAATGTTTAGCGGGCGGTTGGTGATGTTGGTAAGGGTCAGCGGTTTCTCGGCAAACGGTTTCTCCACGCAGCCAACGTACAGGGTGTCAAGGTCAATCTGCCCTTCGCTGTACTCAAAATCTGTTTTCCGAATAAAGTTGATGGGGATGCGGGCGATGTTGTTGCAGCGGTTGTTGTTGAACACCCGAAGCTCCGCCTGCAACTGCCCGGTGATGGTTGCGCGCATCCTGACGGTGGCCGATTGCGGCGCGTTCTGCTGCAACGTCAGCCGGTTTGGGGTGACGGTGAACAGCCCCGCATCGCGCCCGGCAACCTGCAGCACCACTTGCCCCGCACAGAACGACGTGTCGGTGACGGTGACGGTGAACGTGGTGTCGCCGGTGCAGATGATGGTTCCGCTGAAACTTGTTGGCGCGACGCTAAAGGTGAATGGGACGGTGCGGTTGCTGGCCTCGCACCGTGCTCCGCTTCGCATCCGCCCAACGATTCCGTGGCCGGTGGCATCGCACAAGGCTTGCCCGGTGGGGGCTTCGTTGAACCGGTAGTACAGCACCAATCCGTTCTCGTTTCCATTCAGCGAAAGGTCCTTTTGGCAGCGGATTTCGTTGGCGGTAAGCGCGCGGCTCCAGATTCGGACTTCATCAATCTGGCCCAAGAAGGTGCGGTAGCGGTTGGCATCGTCGTACAAGCCATTGCAGCTTCCAATCTGCGTTTGCAGGTTCCGGTTGGCAACCGGGTGAAGCCGTGTGACGGGATACGCCGGGTTGGTCCCCGTGGCAGCCTGGAACCCGTTGACGAACAGCTGCGCCGTTCCGCTGCTTTCCCACACCGCCGCAACGTGGACCCATCCGCGTGTGTACAGGTCCGGAACGTCAACGCTGGCAATGGTGTTGTCGGCACTTTCCAGCTTGGTTCCGTCGGCACTCAGCTCAAAGTAGATGCGCGTCCCTTCGATATAGACCACCCACTGGTCGTTGTCATCTTTGTTCGGCCCCCACAGTCCACCAACGAACTGCCGCATCCCTGGCTGCTCCTGCGGTTTTATCCATGCCTCGAACGTCAGCGCGGTGTTGAGCGCGGCCAGGCGGTAGCTGGTGTCAACGTCAACATACTGCGCATTGCGCCCGCTGGTGACTTGCGTCAGCAGCGCGTTGCCGATGCACGCTTTGTTGGCATCGCAAGGGGCGGGGAACTGTGCGTTCGCCCCCGTGCTGGTTGCCACAATCAGCGCGGAAAGAAGGAGCAGTTGATACAGGAATGGGCGCATACAATGGTAGGGAAGAGCTTGCCAATTACGTCGGTTCTGCGGAAATCATCACCGCACGCATCGCACCACTTGCGTGGCTATCCGTTGCCCGTCGCGAAGGGTGCAAAGATAGGTCCCCGCTGGCAGTTCTGCGGTAAGTGGGATTTGGTACTTGCCCGGGCTTACGCGGCGGTCCAGCAGGGTCGCCACCCGTTGCCCGGCCATGGTGGATAGGTCCAATTGCACGTGGGTCGCACGGTCAATGCTGATCTGCAACGTGGTGGTTGTCCGGAACGGGTTTGGGTACGCCCCGGCAATGCTGAAGCTCCCGTCGGCATACTCAGCACGGCGGTCGGTTCCGCTTTTTTGCGCTTGCAGAATGTCCAGCGGGATCACCGTCTCATCTTGCAGCACGGTGCGCATCTCCGGCATGGTCATCCCAAACCAATCGGTTAAGATTTCGGCATAGACTGCGCGGTAGTCAATCTGGTACTGAAGGTCGCCGTTGGCATTCAGGTTTTTTAGATCTGGCGGATCCCCAAACACTCCGCTGTTGACTTGGGTTCCGAACACGAACTGCACCGAGGCCGCGCCGTGGTCGGTCCCGCGGCTTCCGTTCTCGTATGGCCGCCGCCCGAACTCGCTGATCGTCATCCCAATCACCCGGTCGGCCAATCCCAGCCGCGTCATGTCGTGCATGAATTGCGCCACCGAGTCGCCAATCCGGCTAAGAAGCGTGGGGTGAAGCCCCACGTACTCATCGCCAACGGCAATCTGCTGCGAGACGTGCGTATCGAATCCCCCCATCGAGACCACATAGACTTTGGTGTTCAACCCCCCAGCAATCAGCGCGGCCACCGAGGCCATCTGCTGCGAAAGGCTGTCGTCGCCGTAGGTGGCGTCCAGCTTGCTTTTGCCGTTGTTGTAGGCATCCCGCACCGATTGCGCGTACTTGTTGGAGCGGTTGGCGATGTCGGCAACGAACTGATATTCCAGGCTGTAGCTGGTGTTCGCGCTGTCGGGGTCCAGCTCGTCAAGTTGCGAGGCAACGCCTTGCAGTTGCGTGGGGTCAATCACCTCGATCCCCATCCGCCCTTTGGAGCTTATCAACGCCAGCGAGAAACCGCCGAACTGAATGGCCAACGGGTCCGGAGGAAGGGAGGCGGGGAAGTCGGGATAGCGTTGCTCCAGATAACGGCCAACCCATCCGGTGTCCAATCGGGTGTCGGGGTTGGAATTGTTGATGCCGCTTAGCCAAATATCGGTGGAGCGGAAGTGCGACAAGTTCGGGTTGGGATAGCCAACGCCTTGCACAATCGCCAGCGTCCCAATTTCCAACATCCGCCCCATCCCCCCGCGCGAGCCGGTGGCCAACGCGGGGTGCAGGTAGATGTCGCCAATGTTGTTCCAGGCCTTGTCCTTTGCGATTGCCAGCGCAGGGCGGATGCGGTAGTACTCGTCGTCGTGGCAGGGGGGCATGGTGTTCAGCCCGTCGTTGCCGCCGAACAGTTGGATCACCACCAGGATGCGGTCGTTGTCGGGTGGCATCTGTGCAAGTGCGGCAAGCGAGGTGTTCGCCCGCGCCGGCAATCCCCCCACCATGAACGGTGCGGCGGCGGTTGCGGCGGCAGCAGTCTTCAGGAATGAACGGCGTCTCATAGTTGGTTATCGGAAATGCGGTTGTCGGGAAATAGCGTTGTGCGTCGGCCAGAAGATGTCGAAGGCTAAAGACCTTTTATCAACCCCGACGGAGTCGGGGCGGCTACCACTTCGTGGGTTTCACTAGCACAGCTGGAAGTCGGGCAGTTCGGCGATTGTTTGCAGCAGGTCTTTCATGTTTCGGGCTGCGGTCGAGGGGCTGTTTTCCACAATCCCTGCCCATTCGTAATCGGGCGCGCCGCCAACCAGCTTCTTCACAAAAATGCCTTTGCGCCCTGCCGAAAGCGGGCGTGGCAGCAGCAACGCGCCAAGCGATTTCACCAGCTCGTTCACGTCGTCGTACTGCGGGAATTGCTTGATGAACGTTAGCACCGCCGCTTCGCCCATTGCCGAAATCACTCGGCGTGCTGCGTCGGCGCGAACCGGGTAGGTGGTGGTTGTCACCCAGTCGCGGTAGCCGGGCCAGCCGCTGACGTTTGGGGGATCGAACAGGTCCTGGCCCATTGCCCGCATCTCGCCGTACAGGTTTCCGGTTGCGCCAAGCTGCCGCGCCAGCCCAACTTCGAACTCCATCGGCGTTTTAATCTGCGCGCCGATGTTGGCGTTGTCGTAGAAGTGCGCGCTTTTCAGCAGCGCGGCCATCACCGGCTTGATGTTGAAGTTGTTGGCAACAAAGATGTCGGCCATCGCCTCAATCACCGCTGCGTCCGATTTTGCTGGGTTGCTGTACACGAAGAAGGTGTAGAGTTTCCGGCAGATGAACCGCGCAACCTCGCGCGGGCGTTTCTGGAAGATGGTGTCAATCAGCTTGGCAATCTCTTCCTGCCGGACAATATGCTCGGTGTTGGTGGTGCTGTCGCGCGCGGGGAACGAGGTCCCCATGAACTGCTTGGCGTTGGTGTCGTGGTTCTTGGCCTCGAAGTAGCTGCTGAACAACCCGCTTGGCGGGATGAACTGGTCGGTGAACTGCGAAACACGCCACCCCGTCAGTATCCGCGCCGCCTCCTTCACATCCCCCTCGGTGTAGTGGCCGATTCCGGTGGTGAACAGCTCCAACAGTTCGCGCCCGTAATTCTCGTTCGGTGCTCCGGCGCGGTTAAGGTCCCCGCCAAGATAGACCAGCATTGCCCCGTCCAACGTGATGTTGAAGGTCAACGCCTTAAAATCCCCCAAGCCGGTGTCGCGGAATAATTTGTTTTGGCGGTACAGAAGCGGCCCAATCACGAACTCCAGATCAACCTCAAACTCACTGGTGAAATGGCCGCTCCAGAACGCTGCCATTTTTTCGGCAGCGGTCAATCCGGCATCGCGCATCACCCCAATGGACCAGTTCCGCAGCGCGCCGGCATCGGCAATCCACTGGCCACGGATTTGGCTTTCCAAGTCAGGGGTTAATCCCTCCAAACTTTCGGTGGCGTGGTCAACCATAGCGGGTGGGGTCGGTTCGTTGGGGGTGTCCAGCAGTTTGTCCACTGCTTCGCCCGGGGTGAGCTTCATCAGCGCGTCAATATCACTCCAGCGTGGAAGGAAGGTGATGCGCCGCAGCAAATGGCCCACACGAATCGCATCCCACGGTTGTGCGGTGCTTGGGACGAACGGCTCAAGCCCAGAAAGCGGGCGAACAGCGGTGGCAGTTTCGGGGCGCGCGATGCGGTTGTGCGCCCACGTGGTAAGGAAGGAACGACGGTCCATAAACAACTCCGGGTACAGACGGCCAGCCAGGGTGCAACGCCGTTGGCTTGAACGCCGCCAGCAAGCATACCACACGGCTGCTTTTTGAGTGGAATGGGAACTTGGGGAGGAAGATAGGGCAACGCACGCAAAGAACCTTCGGAAGAAGCGGCCAGCACCCCGTTGATAGTAGCGATGCCGGCGCGGCCTTTTGCGTCACGCTTGTGTGCGCTGGCCAAGTTGACACAACCTTTTTGATGAAGTTACGGCCCTTACTTCATCGAACTCAATCTTCCTTCAGAATCCGCCAACGTAGCAGCCCCCACCCCGCCTCCCCCAATTCTGGGGGAGGGGCTGGCAGCAATGGTTCGGGATTCAGAGAGAACGGGGTCAATAGCCAAACCAGTTCCCCCCAGCATTGGGGGGACGCGAAGCCGCTTGCGGCGAAGCAGGGGGGCGCGGCGCAAGCCGTGCGAAGTCCCCTCAGGTTCAGTGTGTTTGCTTCAGCCTAGTGGCGCGGTTCCACTCTGCACCGTTCGGCAGTTGAACTCAGTTCTTTTTTTCTTTGCTTGCCTCCGTTGCTTCGCTCCCGTTATCTTTCCGGCAAACAGCATTCCGCTTCTGCATCGCGCAACACCGATCTTCCCAACAGCCAATGAAGAAAAAACAATCTTCCCCGAAACGCTCTCCCCTGAAGAAATCTTCCCGCGCCGCCACGGCTGCACCTTCGGAATCCGCCGAGCAATCTATCACCAGCGTGTTGCACGAGTCGCGGTTGTTCCCGCCGGCGGAGGGGTTCAGCAGCCAGGCAAGGGTGAAGTCGCTGCGGGAGTACAAGAAACTGGTGAAACGCGCCGAAGAAGACCCGGAAAAATTTTGGGGTGAGATTGCCAACCAACTCCACTGGCACAAACCGTGGCGGAAGCTGCTGCAATGGAAGGCCCCGTTCGCCAAGTGGTTCGTTGGTGGCAAAACGAACATGAGCCACAACTGCCTGGACCGGCATCTTGACGGCTGGCGGAAAACAAAGGCCGCGATTATCTGGGAAGGGGAGCCTGGCGAGCAGCGGACGCTGACTTACGGGCAGCTGCACCACGAGGTCCAAAAGTTCGCGAACGTTCTGCTTTCGCTTGGGGTGAAGCAGGGCGATACCGTTGGAATCTACATGGGGATGGTCCCTGAAGCCGCAATCGCCATGCTGGCTTGCACGCGGATTGGCGCGGCCCACAACGTGGTGTTCGGCGGGTTCAGTGCCGAGGCTCTTCGCGACCGCATGAACGACAGCAACGCCAAACTGATCGTCACCCAGGACGCAGCGTGGCGGCGCGGAACCGAAGTGAAATTGAAGGAGGCCGTGGACCGCGCGCTGCCGGAATGCCCAACGGTCCAGCACGTTGTGGTGCTTCGCCGCACCGGAACCCACGTGGGGATGCACGCCGGGCGGGACCATTGGTGGCATGAGATGATGCAATCCGCTTCCGCCGTTTGCCCGGCTGTTCCGCTCGATAGCGAGCACCCGCTCTACTTCCTGTACACCAGCGGCTCCACCGGAAAACCGAAAGGGATTTTCCACACGCTTGGGGGAAGCATGGTCTGGCTTCACTACACCACCCGAATGGTGTTCGACGTTCGCGACGACGACATCTACTGGTGCACCGCCGACATCGGCTGGGTGACGGGGCACAGCTACGTGGTCTATGGTCCGCTGCTGAACGGCATCACCACGCTGATGTACGAAGGCGCGCCAAACTGGCCAGAAGCCGACCGTTTCTGGGACATCATCGAACGCCACCGGGTCACCATTTTCTACACCGCGCCAACGGCAATCCGCGCCTTCATGCGGTGGGGGGAAGGCTTCCCGCGCAAGCATGATCTCCGCTCGCTGCGGCTGCTTGGCTCGGTTGGCGAACCGATCAACCCCGAGGCATGGATCTGGTACCAGCAAACAATCGGCGGCGGACATTGCCCGGTGGTGGACACATGGTGGCAGACCGAAACCGGGGGGATTATGATCTCGCCGCTTCCGGGCGCAACGCCAACAAAGCCGGGATCCGCCACGCTTCCGCTTCCGGGAATCAACGCCGAGGTTGTCCGCAAAGATGGCACACGCTGCAACCCCGACGAAGGGGGATTCCTTGTGGTGAAAAGCCCGTGGCCGGCAATGCTCCGCACAATTTTTGGCGACGACGAACGCTACCGCAAAACCTACTGGAGCAACTACAAAGGATGGTACTTCACCGGCGACGGCGCACGCCGCGACCGCGACGGATATTTCTGGATTATGGGCCGGGTGGACGACGTGGTGAACGTATCGGGCCACCGGTTGGGAACTGCCGAAATTGAGTCGTCGCTGGTAAGCCACCGCGACGTTGCCGAGGCCGCCGTGGTTGCCCGGCCCGACGAGTTGAAGGGGAACGCCCTGGTGGCGTTCGTCACCCTGAAAAGCAGCAAAGCACCAAGCGACCAGCTGAAGGAAACGCTGCGGAATCACGTTGGGGAGGAGATTGGCCACATCGCCAAGCCGGATGAAATCCGATTTACCGACGCGCTCCCCAAAACCCGATCTGGCAAAATCATGCGCCGGTTGCTCCGCGAGATTGCCAGCACCGGAAGCGTCAGCGGCGACGTGACAACGCTGGAGGATTTCACCACCCTGGAACGCCTCCGCACGGAGGAGGAGTGAGGTTGAGATTGCGGGGTAGCGGCCCCGACCTTCGTCGGGGCCGAGTCGGCGGAGCGGGGTAGCGGCAGGTCTTTAGCCTGCCGAGTCTTTTTTGAGAGATAGTCGCCGAAGGCTAAAGACCTTTTATCAATCCCGACGAAAGTCGGGACGGCTACCGGTTGGAGGAGTGAGGTTGAGATTGCGGGGTAGCGGCTCCGACCTTCGTCGGGGCCCAGTCTTTTTTGAGAGATAGCCGCCGAAGGCTAAAGACCTTCGGCTACCGATTGGAGTCGCCAAAGGCTAAAGACCTTTTATCAATCCCGACGAAAGTCGAGACGGCTACCGGTTCGCAGGAGGAGTGAGGTTGAGATTGAAATTGAAATAGAAACTGAGAGAACACACACACCTTAAAAAAACAACCATGAAATTGATCCCTTGCATCGCCCTGTTGGTATTGCTTGGAGCTTCGATTGCCGAAGCGCAGAGCCTTAAAATTGTTGGGGAAACCGTGAAGGACTCGCTGGTGCTTTCCCTGACGGAGCTTCAATCAATGCCCTCCGATTCC encodes:
- a CDS encoding choice-of-anchor D domain-containing protein, coding for MRPFLYQLLLLSALIVATSTGANAQFPAPCDANKACIGNALLTQVTSGRNAQYVDVDTSYRLAALNTALTFEAWIKPQEQPGMRQFVGGLWGPNKDDNDQWVVYIEGTRIYFELSADGTKLESADNTIASVDVPDLYTRGWVHVAAVWESSGTAQLFVNGFQAATGTNPAYPVTRLHPVANRNLQTQIGSCNGLYDDANRYRTFLGQIDEVRIWSRALTANEIRCQKDLSLNGNENGLVLYYRFNEAPTGQALCDATGHGIVGRMRSGARCEASNRTVPFTFSVAPTSFSGTIICTGDTTFTVTVTDTSFCAGQVVLQVAGRDAGLFTVTPNRLTLQQNAPQSATVRMRATITGQLQAELRVFNNNRCNNIARIPINFIRKTDFEYSEGQIDLDTLYVGCVEKPFAEKPLTLTNITNRPLNIDSIRLSDTVFKWSPAIAGQNLPLTVPPGGSWTMLIRMNAGDTTRTNYDTLRLFSDDRCPGSGIIPLVGHTQEVLLLLKEDGSKIDSMSFGPVCPGQISDVRTYQYRSGVSDPIGIDTIEFDDGFFGRRFRFPIMLQPQEAYNATFVRFRPTRAGTYTGEMRVKTRYRGCTIVKKVFLKAYGIDVNFVFNQSIIGFGNVTIGKTATQAVTVENRGDPRRLSAYLKIGDVFRIAGGRSLNLAKGRSGNVTVEFRPREAITYYDTLCIFDEECYGVVCIPISGTGVFDALSFQPSYLSISNVVGCRCGQDSITITNASAGPLTITSATLNDPTGKYTKVSGMSSGTLQPGESTTWTLRYCPNDLADDRADQAFIDVNLSDGQRYQVLIRGTSTTPKLYVTPLTTYGLVEVGTTRTDRILVENISTVPVEVDTLYLPPGYSIVATTRPFPATLQPRDSILVDVQFAPTQETAYNGNVRAVSSNPCAIQQVGSLTGQGIIYRLDVPLSFINYGLVRPCDCIVREIPLPNQSAFKPITVDSIWIDGRNVANAIPAVYSWRSKLTGARTLPYQIPPSTTDTLEISFCPNIPATQQNLLANGKFHIRSHTTDWNREDTVTMSGRRELNFQPAPTPINFPNTRAGTTSPNRTVTVTVPDQFVNPSGDSMIVTGIRFVPDQQVFAAAPVNGAPFPWVIKRGDTFRIRVNFTPRAPRPYQARMYITTSYPCNDDDTTVLVRGEGFAFPYGMRMTFDTVAATLDTITITTCDTLRLPVITDRDMPQDRIDVRFRIQYDSTIVSLGQVSSSYTNNITAIDTGDGARVTLRNALQVPADTIAWVTFIPRTGDTIFKVHIDEVDFDSDTLVLYKLVVPPDSIYIQIAQPRIAVSSLTSFDTVNLKSCADRVLAVTNPGKIPVEFNALRLPPGHTVVGSSVPYPTQLAPGDTVLLTVRFCPFVERLYDTAITAESNLPCPIADTGRIYSFGYAPPFPFRFTLDTNVSQIDTIGGVIADTIEVGIYSDRDIAQMPLDVGFALNYNRRALQFLSISSPYSAAVSATEGTTGIRVSIPGCDSVQRGELARARFAVAVPDSIRSPMHLAVLATDFSSDSIFFVKLIPTGDTSIVQVDPRCNISRLNFRGGLNRLTAPSPNPTKGIVTIEVEFFEDANARLSLFNSAGVQVAKLMDGHQLLPGGRYRVELNTADLPQGSYFYIFEANNFRATERMEVVR
- a CDS encoding DUF1501 domain-containing protein, which translates into the protein MRRRSFLKTAAAATAAAPFMVGGLPARANTSLAALAQMPPDNDRILVVIQLFGGNDGLNTMPPCHDDEYYRIRPALAIAKDKAWNNIGDIYLHPALATGSRGGMGRMLEIGTLAIVQGVGYPNPNLSHFRSTDIWLSGINNSNPDTRLDTGWVGRYLEQRYPDFPASLPPDPLAIQFGGFSLALISSKGRMGIEVIDPTQLQGVASQLDELDPDSANTSYSLEYQFVADIANRSNKYAQSVRDAYNNGKSKLDATYGDDSLSQQMASVAALIAGGLNTKVYVVSMGGFDTHVSQQIAVGDEYVGLHPTLLSRIGDSVAQFMHDMTRLGLADRVIGMTISEFGRRPYENGSRGTDHGAASVQFVFGTQVNSGVFGDPPDLKNLNANGDLQYQIDYRAVYAEILTDWFGMTMPEMRTVLQDETVIPLDILQAQKSGTDRRAEYADGSFSIAGAYPNPFRTTTTLQISIDRATHVQLDLSTMAGQRVATLLDRRVSPGKYQIPLTAELPAGTYLCTLRDGQRIATQVVRCVR
- a CDS encoding DUF1800 domain-containing protein codes for the protein MDRRSFLTTWAHNRIARPETATAVRPLSGLEPFVPSTAQPWDAIRVGHLLRRITFLPRWSDIDALMKLTPGEAVDKLLDTPNEPTPPAMVDHATESLEGLTPDLESQIRGQWIADAGALRNWSIGVMRDAGLTAAEKMAAFWSGHFTSEFEVDLEFVIGPLLYRQNKLFRDTGLGDFKALTFNITLDGAMLVYLGGDLNRAGAPNENYGRELLELFTTGIGHYTEGDVKEAARILTGWRVSQFTDQFIPPSGLFSSYFEAKNHDTNAKQFMGTSFPARDSTTNTEHIVRQEEIAKLIDTIFQKRPREVARFICRKLYTFFVYSNPAKSDAAVIEAMADIFVANNFNIKPVMAALLKSAHFYDNANIGAQIKTPMEFEVGLARQLGATGNLYGEMRAMGQDLFDPPNVSGWPGYRDWVTTTTYPVRADAARRVISAMGEAAVLTFIKQFPQYDDVNELVKSLGALLLPRPLSAGRKGIFVKKLVGGAPDYEWAGIVENSPSTAARNMKDLLQTIAELPDFQLC
- the acs gene encoding acetate--CoA ligase — its product is MKKKQSSPKRSPLKKSSRAATAAPSESAEQSITSVLHESRLFPPAEGFSSQARVKSLREYKKLVKRAEEDPEKFWGEIANQLHWHKPWRKLLQWKAPFAKWFVGGKTNMSHNCLDRHLDGWRKTKAAIIWEGEPGEQRTLTYGQLHHEVQKFANVLLSLGVKQGDTVGIYMGMVPEAAIAMLACTRIGAAHNVVFGGFSAEALRDRMNDSNAKLIVTQDAAWRRGTEVKLKEAVDRALPECPTVQHVVVLRRTGTHVGMHAGRDHWWHEMMQSASAVCPAVPLDSEHPLYFLYTSGSTGKPKGIFHTLGGSMVWLHYTTRMVFDVRDDDIYWCTADIGWVTGHSYVVYGPLLNGITTLMYEGAPNWPEADRFWDIIERHRVTIFYTAPTAIRAFMRWGEGFPRKHDLRSLRLLGSVGEPINPEAWIWYQQTIGGGHCPVVDTWWQTETGGIMISPLPGATPTKPGSATLPLPGINAEVVRKDGTRCNPDEGGFLVVKSPWPAMLRTIFGDDERYRKTYWSNYKGWYFTGDGARRDRDGYFWIMGRVDDVVNVSGHRLGTAEIESSLVSHRDVAEAAVVARPDELKGNALVAFVTLKSSKAPSDQLKETLRNHVGEEIGHIAKPDEIRFTDALPKTRSGKIMRRLLREIASTGSVSGDVTTLEDFTTLERLRTEEE